GTTTTTTTAAGTTGTCATAGTTTGCATTGAGTTGCATATGAATTTTCACGAGTTCTTTTAAGTTTCCATGTCTTGCATTGGGTTGCAGTTAGTTGCATGGGCTAACATTTGAGGTTGAAATGGGTTGTTAAATTTTCCAAAAATGCATTTAGGTTGCTTTTGAATCTGCTTGAAGTTGCATTAGGTGGTATTTGACATAAGAATTGGGTTGCATTATTTTGCATGTGTTAATTTAGCTTATTTGAGTTGCAGTGGGTTTATTTAGGTTACATTAGGTTCTTTAAGTTGCTTTAGGTACTTTAGGTTGCATTGAGTTGTTCGGGGTTGTATGTGACTTTTTAGATTGGGAACAGTGGGTTGAATTAAGGTTGAATGGGGTTGTTGCAATGTATGCAACCTCTGTTTCAACTACTTTTGAAACTTTTGGAACTTCTCTTGCCACATCTGCAACATCATTTGCAACATATGCAAAACCTATGAAACATGAGTTGCAACCTCTCAACCTCTGTCACAATATCTGCAACCTTTGAGGTTGTATAGGGATGCATGGACTTGCATTTAAGGTTGTTTTAGGTTCCATTGGGTTTGCATTTAAGGTTACAATGGATTAGACGAGTTGGGTTCGTTTAGGTTGCATTTAAAATTGCATTGAGTTGCATTGGAATTGCATAGGCTtgcatgtgttgctttaggttgcatgagaTTGTAGTgggttgcatttgaggttgcagggAGTTGCATTAAAGTATGTTGCATGATTTGTATAACAATGAAAATAGAATATTAGTTTTTATGTTGCCATGAGTTGCATGGGGTTATAGTGGTTGCATGCATGGGCTTGCATTTGAAGTTACAGTGGGTTCctttagaatgttttaagttgcattgggcttgcatttaaagttgcagtgggttgcatttGAAATTGTATTTGGTTTGTATGTTTCTATAGGTTTCATGGGTTTGCATCTGAGATTGCAGTGAGTTATCGTCTGGGATGTTTTGAGTTGCATTATAATGAAATTTCCAAATGAGTTTACAAGTTGTTTTGAGTTGCATTAAGTTGCATGGACTACTATTTAAGATTGCAGTGGGCTGGTGTGCTTCCATTTGAGGTTGTAATGTATGCAACCCATGCAACATTTTTCAAAACCTTTTCCATCTAAGGTAGCTTTTAGTAAGCAACCTATGCAACCTTTGTTGCGATCTCTTTTAAAACATCTTCCATTTAAGGTAGCTATTGCTATTGGTATGCAACTTTTGTTGCAATGTGTGCAACCTCTGCAACCTTCGTTTCAACTTTTGGAACCTTTACGACAATATCAACAACCTCTATTGCATCATTTGAAATGCAACCTTAATTtggaaataaaattttataagttGTTTTACTTGCATATAAGGTTGCTtaagctattttttttttaaatacattgAGTTTCATGGGtttgcatttgaggttgtagtGGTTTGTTCATTTTGAACAAATTAcactttctatttataatattatgagTTATTTGaacaaactaaaataaataaatgctaaaaaatatTGGATGGATCTGATCCGATCAAATACACAAGCAAGGGGACACATTCAACGGAGaaaaccgatccaatccaatggaTAATTGGATCGGATCGGCTGAGACAAGTTAATTGGATTAGATCGGTTATAAAAATCTATCCAATAAATAATTAGATCGGATCAGATAGGTCTAAAAACATTGGATGTGATCCAATTAATACCCCTACTTGCTGTGCTAGACTCCGACTTTAATATTTTCAAACTACTTTGTAGATCAATTGTTATTTAGCTTATAATTTGAGTAGAGGATTTTACAGCAAAAGGCTGAAGAATAGCAGGTTTGAACCATTTGAAGCTAATTTATAGGCAAAAAGTATAACCAGATTAAAATGGCAATGGTTGAGCTTCTAAATCACACCACTCACGACTTCCAATTTTTCTACCAACAAATACCAAGAATGCAAAGGATCAATCATACAAATACTAGTAGCTTTTTCTAGAATTTAATTTGAAGAAaacatattatatttatataaagttgCATTAATATATATGGTAAATTATAAATTGCTcagtttgatataatattgtaTAATAAAACAAAAGTTCATGACACATATACATTGGATCTGTATCGTCACTTAAGTGATATAGCAAGCTACTCACATACCTCttccaaaataaatatatatttcattAGATTAGATAAATGGAGTAGCTAGCCCATGCTTACTAAAGACTTGATCATTATTTAATATCGACTATTGATCGGTTAATATTAATACCAAGTAATTTTATCTTTATAATCAATCACATATAATTTTTACATTttgacaaaatttaaatttagtaCTATTAGAATCGATCAAACATGATATGTTGCCCTCAAATAGCGACACTCATCAAATTCGTATAAAATAAATGTTTTGACGAACAAACAGTATAATTcaaaaatttatagtaaaaaaatcgTACAACAGAAAAAAATGctaaataaaattgaattaataaaAACTTAACCGTATAATTGAAAAGTTTATCAAAATTATAGTATATCGGGtaatttcccttttattttttgtCACAAAAATATTAATTCGATAAATTAATTTACACTTGTATAAACTCATCCTCAATCCTTGTTGTCATTTtcgattttcttttcttttctttattttcacgTGGTCATTTTTGAATTGGGTTTATATATCCTAATTTATGCTAACTTTTAAATGATAGTttcaatattatataattaaaaatataaattttcttttataatgaatgaataaattatttactcacttgtgttttttttataattattttatgttgAGTATTTAAAAATGATTTCTTGGTGGATAAAAATTGGTTGATCTATAAAGTGATGTATAAAAAAATCTTGTTTAGTGCTAAGTGTTTCATATATTAAGAAATCTTGTTTAGGGATCCTTATATGTAATGCATTCAATAAAAAGAGATCTATGGTCTGCCattgtatttgtaattttgttaaAGTAGAAATAAAAACTTTTATTGAGAAAACTAATAATAGTTCAATAGTACAGTGTGAgataatgataaaatttattcgACCCAAATCTTCTATCACGTGGTCTAGTATACATAAAATAGTATTGGTcttattatgtttgttttgtttttgtttttttatttttatacttttcAAAAAACACAATCATTTACTtaatttatgcaaaaaaaaaaacttgagcATATAGATATATTATTATTTGGATGAATTAATCAAGTAATTAGTATggcttttttcttttcttatccTAGTTTCTTACCaaagaaattaaaaagaaaaattctCTATCTTATGCAcatcatctctttatttttagttttatttttcattCAAGTAAAGTATTGTTATTGAAAACAAAAAAGAGGAATATATTGCAATGGGAAGAAATGTATGTCCAAACCATAAATTAATTTTGTAATTGTATTTGAGTTATACATTTTCTTGTCTTATTTAAGAAACAACCATTTTTATCATCATTTGGGAAACTTTATAAATGTATAGAGAAAAatgaaaccaaaaaaaaaaaagttaaggtGAGTTTTTGTAAAGTTGACTAAAATTCATTTAAACACAAACTTACATAATAACGAGCTACAATAACAAACAACATACATTTAAACAAAATGAAACACAACATACTAAAAATGTAAACTAACGTCTTCTCTCAATTCCAACATTTTGACAAGTCCTCCTCTGCTTTGATCTTTTTACCAAAAGATGTCATTATTCTCCTTTCACTGTTTTGACAAGCCCATCAATGATTTTATCTGAAAGGAACATGTATCCCACCGAAATTCCAATAACCATTCCACTTCCAAATCCTATTAACACAATTTTCCAATCAAATCCATTCACATGCTCTTCATTGTCTTCTTGCTGAAATTGGGGTGTGGTGTCCTCGTTGCATGATTCTGAAATTGGAAACCCACATAAGCCAAAGTTCTCTTTGTATGAATCGTTTGTGAATGTATCAAATTGTCGACTGCGAGGTATAAGCCCCACCAATTGGTTCGCAGAAAGATTTAAAAATTGGAGTTGATTTAGATTTGCTGCCAATTGCCATGGAATCTTCCCCATAAGCTCGTTAGAGGAGAGATCTAACCCTTCTAGATTGGTCAAATTTCCCAAGGATGGTGGAATACTACCAGAGATCTTGTTATGTGAAAAATTGAGCCCTTTGAGTGAGTTGAGCTTACCAAGCAATTCTGGGATCTCTCCTATGAAGTTATTTCTTGAGAAGTCAATGACTATAAGCATGGTTTGGATTTTTTCTAACTCAGCATAATATCCTTTTATTATCAATGAACTGATTTCATAATACGGAAGTACTCCTGTAGTTGCTTCCATGTAGCTCAAGTAATCTGAAGTAGCATTCATCATTCCCAcaaaattcttaaaatatttttgggGCAAATGACCAGTGAATTCATTGCCAGAGAGATCCATAATTCTCAAATTGTGAAAGGGATGTCTCACCTTGGGATTGCCTATTGGACCTTGAAATCTATTAGATCTCAAGATAAGAACTTGGAGATTCGGAAGAGATTCCAACCACCAGGGAAATGATCCATTTATCTTGTTGTTTCCAATATCTAAAAATTCCAGCTCTTTACAATTGAGCAAAGACTTTGGTAAGCACCCTTCCAATTGATTTTCGTTGAGATTCAAAACCTGTAGGATGCTTTCCTTTGGAAAATGTGAAGGAATGATGCCATGTAGCTTATTCTTGTGCAAATCTAGCACAGAGAGACTTGAATTTCCTAAGCATGGAGGAATGTTCCCACTCAAATTGTTATTTGACAAATCAAGGACTTCAAGCAAACTGAGATTGCAAATCAAATGTGATATTTCCCCATCCAATGTATTGTTTGAGATTGAAAAAAACATTGTTTTAGGTGGTGGAATTGGAAGATGACCTTGAAGTCGGTTGGAGCGGAGGTTAATGATTGCTAGATTCTTCCATGGAATATGATCTATTTGCGTTAAAGAGTTGTGAGAAATATCTAGGGAAAACAATGAATCCTTACCCACATTCCACAGCCATTTGGGAACACTGCCTTCAATTTGATTGTTGGAGAGATCCAAGTATACTAAATTTTCTAAGCTTCTTAAGGAGTACGGGAACTCACTTATTCCACATGAAGACAAATATAATTCAAAAAGAGTATTGGGCAAAGTATCATTATTATTACTGATAGATACCAGTGATAAGCTATTATGAGAAAGATCAAGAACTTGGAGCTTTTTTAACTTTGAAAAGTGGTCAAACTGCAAGGCGTCACTCAAGTTATTTGAGGAGAGAAGCAAATTCGTGAGATTGACTTGCTGAAAAATTGATCTTGGGAAAGAGCCTTGTAATTTATTAGAAGATAAAAAAAGATGCTCCAAAGAATTATGTTGGAATTCCTGAATGTTACCACTGAGTTTGTTGGAACTTAGATCTAAATATTGTAAAGATGGAAGGGAATATAACCAAGATGGTATTGTCCCATTAAGCTCATTATTAGATAAATATAGATATTTTAAATTCAATGGAGGATAACTCACAAATTGATGTTTTGAAGAGACacacaaaaattaattttttgttgaGTTACTACAAATTTCTGGAATTGGGCCTATGAAATTATTCTCTCGAAGATCTAAAAGGGTTAGTTGTTGTAGATTTAAAATGGATGACCATGGGAAATAACCATCAAAATTATTGGAAGAAAGGTCTAAGAAAGTGATTTGTGTGCAGTTGTCAAGCAACGTGGGAGATAGTCGTATGAAATTGGATTCATAGAGAGACAAAACTTGCAAATACTTAAACCTTCGACAAAGGTAAGGATCTACCACGACTCCAGATTGAGAAAGATTCAATACTTTAAGTGGGCTGCTCCAATTATATTGTGGAAAAGAACCATTGAGATATGAGTTGTAACTCAAATCAAGTTGTTGAAGGTTTGGCAAATTGAGAACATTTTCTGGAAGTTTCCCCTGCAATTGACTCCTACTAAGATCAAGAGATGTCAAAGAAGTTGACAGATTCATAAAGGAATCAGGTGAAGTAGAAGACATATTCACAGATCTAAGAAACAATTCTTTGAGATTTGTTAGGTTTGCTACAGTTCTTTTCCAGCTAGATGTCTCTAGTTTCAAATCATAATTCCTACTCAAGTCAAGTGTAACCAAGTTGGACAAGTGAGACAATTCGAGAGGGGCATGGCCAGTGAAACCTGAGTCAGAAAGGTCAAGGTGAACCATATTTGAAAACTTACCAAATTGAGATGAAATTTCAGAATCATCAAAAAGATTGTGAGAGAGAATAAGAGATTGGAGATGAGCAAGAGAGAAAAGAGAGTTTTGGAGTGAAGAATACCTTGAAGGCCACTGCATTTAAGGTCAAGACGGATGACATGAGCTGTGACCTCATCACATGTGACTCCACTCCATCTGCAGCAATCCATATTTTTGTTCCATGAAATTGTATTATTAGGATTATTAATCCTACGAAACTCTATAGAGAACAATGTATCGTTATATAAGGTGAAAGAGTTCTTAAAGTGGAGCAAAGCAGAGCTTTCATGGGGATGGCACAATGGAGGTGGAGAAGGAGAAGACAAAGAAgtaacaaagaagaaaaagaagagaatgATGAGAGGGTAGAGCCATGAAAACAGACCCATCATTTTCACTACTCAAATCAACTATAATGGAAGAGAACCAGAGATTCAAATATTAATGTTGGATGAGTTATATGCTATATATTGTGGCTGatcatccatatatatatatatatatatatatatgtataggcaCCCTACCCTCTTAACGGGCTGAAGTTTTCTATGGAAAAAGAGTTAATtagttaaaataataaaacacagGAATGGAAGTTTACTTGACTTAATTTCACTTAGCTGATAACATGTATTTATTATAGTCAAGAAAATaatgttgaaaaaaaattatattagaaAATACCTACAGATCTCATTCTCctggttttgaaaaaaaaacagaaaTTAAATAATTCTAGGACATCAGtcctctttctcttatttttatattttaattgacagtaatatatataaatataaatataattatgaaatatcagacttaattattttattgatattttataCAGTGTTGAAGAAAATAGAGAGGAAAGTTTGTCTTCCACGAGCACAATATATCAACGacgtgattttttttaaaaaaatatacttaatgttgaaaatttaaaattattaaaacataattattacacttGTAAAACTCACTCTTAATTGCAACATAAAATTTTTTAGGGATAAGGTTTCCAAATAACAaaacattataaaataaaatttaagagGTATTTATGCTATACACAATTATAAAATTGTAACAAATTTCTCTTTAAAACAATCCCAtactatttaatttattaaataataactcaCAAAAAATTCATATAATTCAACAATCTAATGCTATTCTACTTTCTAAACATGACCTATcacaataataatacaaaaaatagaTAGAAAAGGAATCTCAACATCAatacaatttacaaaaaaaataaactcaacttcaataataataataataatcggTGTGTATGGTATAAAATAGAAGTAATAAATAATTGAAGAATTATTCCAAGTCAACAAATTTTCTACAACTCAATTCTATTTCAGTAAGTAGGAAGGAATGTGTATGATTCAGGTCATTTTAATCAACAAAGTGAAATGTATTGATTTTATATTTGGAGGAAAGATTTTGACCCAAATAACTCAATTTGTGTTTTGGGTtagaaattttgtaattttatctttattatatatatatatatagatatatatatatactaattatCTCGAATCCAAATAATacaatcttttaaaatatatatagatgAGTTAAACCACTCCACATCTccttcaaatattttttattattattttagtcatttttatTCTCtctttccaaattaattatttgtttattttttaattattttaattaataaagatatttaaataatttagagaAAAAATATAGAGAAACTGATGTATGATGTAATGTAAAAATTTtaggaaaaatataaaaataaattttagtaAGGTAATTTAATGGATATAATAGAGCACCATTAAGAGTGCTCTTAGTTTAAGATTACTCATGCAAGTTCCTACATTTATTTTGCCACATCTCTAGTTTATTGCTTTTTTGATATGTATATCCATCcctatcaaaataaataaataaattagaaaaataatttcattgttatttttgtttaattaagaCATTGCCATAACTCATTTCTCGCTACATTAATAGTATATGAATTTTGAATGAACTCTAATTAAACCTATCTAATTGTGAGGAGTTAACATGGGAAGTTTTTCAATGGTAATATAAATTATAaacttaaaataataaattattttttgttatatttttttacaaGAATGGAAATTTCTTTCAGTTTGTATTTATTAtagtttagtttttattttttgttatattttttatcAAGAATGGAAATTTCTTTCAATTTGTATTTATTATAGATTAGTTTTTTCAACTTGTACGCCTGAATAGAAGATATAacagaaattttttttttaaaaaaagatctGTTTAATTAGTTGAAACTTTGATGGGAGAAATTAAAATGTTCTCAAACTATAGTTGTCTTTCCATACTCTGCAAaacaaaactcaaccaaaattttcaaaagtaattagtttttttttaaagaataaataaatagataaaatCTTGAGCtgaaatatttttttacaaaatttataaaaatagattgaaaagAAATATCCAAGTCTTCCCTGTAAAAAAGCAAGTCGTCCActcaataacaataataaaagtATGATAAGTGTGGACTAAAGTTTGGTTGGAAATTCAAACTAGAATGCAGTTTTTTAAAGGATTAATGATAAGTGTgaactcaaaatatgattttaaACATTACACAttagttttatattttaaatgcatATATCATTATTATTTATAAAGAGTATGATTTTTTAAGTCAATAACTACTATATTCACATTATCATATCTTGTTGTTCCCACTgtcaccttttttttttatcaattaagTTTCACACAATTCACACTTTTCTTTTTTTGATCATTTTCTATGACAGACCAGAAAAAAGACAATCTTGTTAGGCCCAAGGGAGAAGGAAGTTTCCATGAGTGTTATTTCTGCCTTGGTTTATTTCATATGGCAAAGTAGGAATAGTGTCTCTGGGATCATAAGCTTCCTACTGTCCAGGTCACTGTCAAAAATATTCAATACTCTGTTTCTAATAGAATTCAATGCATAAACACTAACGAATTAAATAGAATAGATAAGGATTGGGTGGAGTCATTATACAAAGTTTGTAATTAGTTGGTAGCCTTTGACTAAGTTGTAAGTTGTTTTGTGATTAATACAATTTCTTCtgattttccaaaaaaaaaataatgattaaaAAAAGAAAGTATGATGATAAGAGACTAAAGAATGTGTTGGGTTGGAAATGTTTTAATTTCGTTCCTCCTTTGTTGCCTTATTAATTATCTTGTGACTGCTAACAACAAATTTTGGATCGAAAATCTTTGGCCTCCATTTAACATGACATCTAGCATTCTTCAACTCAATAACTACTAcattcacataatatatatagttCCTTATGTTCCACTATGTATGTATGAGCTCAGGAGGAAACACCAAGAGACATATTtgagatttattatgttaatttaaACTTCAGTGAGATTCTTTGTTATTTACTTATGAACTGCACATAAgacattttttgtttttgttttaaacaaATAGGTCCATATTGCATGTTTTTAATAAGGCCCCACTGAACCTTTTGCATAATTATTGAcatttttctaaataagcataaaaatgacatttttgcaaaGATAGTTGAGGTAGCGCGTTTACTCAAAGACAGGTTGTTCATTTTTCAAGGAACCCCTTTGCATACATACTAAAGACTGAGAAAACCTCATTGACCGTGTCGTAAGTATATTTCTACTTGTTTATTCGTAAGAAATTGTAATAGATATCTCTAAACAATGACATTAAGAAGCTAATGtcctaattttaaaaattatagatAAATGATCATTTTCCACTATTAATTACTTAAATTgccatttttttaaatttatttaggAGCATATAACTTTAATATTGTGATATATgcatattagttttgtttaattagttttaattttaagGTTGTATTGATCTTTTAAGTATTTtgagttgttggtatattattgtCCAACtagtatatatgttttttgtggtatggtatatcattttttttagggatatttgcggcgaaaatactTAAGTTTTGCAAATTatgacacttaaatacctaacttttATTTTTTTGCGGCTAAAATACTTTCCGTTACACTTTCTTGGCACCCGTTGGTACCTCGACGTTATCTAACAGGTTAGCGCCTATACGGCAATTTCTGATTGGTCCACGTTATTAATAATTGAATTTCTatttaaaaattcatttaaatatttaaaaagtaaataaaactctctaaaaatctaataaataattaaaattttatttaaaaatcatatttttaattaaattaaaattaaaaatcattATTCAAAATACCTAAAactaaaaatctaattaaaataaatacattttttttgtatCTCTCTCCCGATTCTTCATCTTCActgttcttcctcttcttttttttgttttttttttttctgggttgcAAGGTTGGAGAAGATGGATTCAAGGCTGGGATTGCTTGGACCGAAGGAGGACAAAGAGCACAGATTTGGGTCTGCTTGGATGGAGCTCAGCAGTCGGCATCTAGGCTGGAGAAGATGGAAGTGCGATGCCGACGGGGCTAGCTTTGACGGAACTTCGACCGCCCTTGAGCATGGCGACTCCAAAACCTCTGTCAAACCCATATTTTGTTCGTCACCTAGCCTCCCCCACCGACGACATTGCCCGATCTGCACGAAGACCATGTTCCAGCCTCCTCCACTTACGCAGATCTGCACTCCTCCTGCAGAAAGGGAAAAAAAACAAGAAGAACAAGATGAAGAGGGGAAGAGGTTGCCTCTATTTTTCCAAGCCAACAcccaagaaaaaaaatgaagatgaagaatCGGGTGGGAGAGAAATAAAAATTACTATTGTTTTTAAGAaagaatttaatttatattaggaTTTAGTTTAAGTTAAAATTTCCAAtcgattttaatttatttaattttgttttaagatttcatttaatttatatatattattttttaaaaatgatttaaaaattttaattatataaaattgaatttttaatacattttctaatttttaaataaaaattatttatttggaccAATCAGAAGCTGCCATGTAAGCGTTGACTTGTTAGATAACGTCGAGGTACCAACGGGTGCCAAGAAAGTGTAACGGAAAGTATTTTAGCCGCAAAAAAAaagagttaggtatttaagtgttataatTTGCAAAACTTagtattttcgccgcaaatatccttttttttttatgatatttagtttctatcttattatacataatatcttaatataattttgtatcatggtatatacaagtatataattttgttagcatagtatatatattttttagtaataattttgtaagttttgttaatatattattattcaagtcgatatatgtattttgtggtatggtatatcattcaacaagtcataaaaaacgaaaaaaaaaaatcaaaataactttaaaataaaaactaatatacatataccataatattaaaatatttataataaaatagtaatttcctAAAAGACATATTTgataatatgtaatattaaaaagtaGTTAGGTTATTTTACGACAAAATCTTTTATTCACACCTTACATTTTGCACCAAGTTGCTTTTAAGTTTTAGTAGTATGTTTCCAGACTTCTCATTATGCCTCGAGTAATTAGGACTTCTAGAAAGAAACTCTCCTTACAGAAACTCATGACATCCTAAAGGTTCAGATTGATGAGGTTAACGACAGAGATGAAAAAATATCAGTTCTCTGAAAGACGGCTGTTGTGAATGTGACATCCCAAAGGTTCAGATTGATGAGGTTAACGACGGAGCTGAAAAAATATCAATTCTCTGAAAGACGTCTATTGTGAATGAACGCATTGAATTGATGAGATGCATCATAGCTTTGAAGTTGACAAAATATTTTGTTGGAAGAGCACTATCAAACTCATTGTGGGATAAATCTATAATCCTTAAAT
The Humulus lupulus chromosome 6, drHumLupu1.1, whole genome shotgun sequence DNA segment above includes these coding regions:
- the LOC133784464 gene encoding receptor-like protein 9DC1, producing the protein MMGLFSWLYPLIILFFFFFVTSLSSPSPPPLCHPHESSALLHFKNSFTLYNDTLFSIEFRRINNPNNTISWNKNMDCCRWSGVTCDEVTAHVIRLDLKCSGLQGFTGHAPLELSHLSNLVTLDLSRNYDLKLETSSWKRTVANLTNLKELFLRSVNMSSTSPDSFMNLSTSLTSLDLSRSQLQGKLPENVLNLPNLQQLDLSYNSYLNGSFPQYNWSSPLKVLNLSQSGVVVDPYLCRRFKYLQVLSLYESNFIRLSPTLLDNCTQITFLDLSSNNFDGYFPWSSILNLQQLTLLDLRENNFIGPIPEICSNSTKN
- the LOC133785980 gene encoding receptor like protein 22-like gives rise to the protein MSLMGQYHLGSFPRSIFQQVNLTNLLLSSNNLSDALQFDHFSKLKKLQVLDLSHNSLSLVSISNNNDTLPNTLFELYLSSCGISEFPYSLRSLENLVYLDLSNNQIEGSVPKWLWNVGKDSLFSLDISHNSLTQIDHIPWKNLAIINLRSNRLQGHLPIPPPKTMFFSISNNTLDGEISHLICNLSLLEVLDLSNNNLSGNIPPCLGNSSLSVLDLHKNKLHGIIPSHFPKESILQVLNLNENQLEGCLPKSLLNCKELEFLDIGNNKINGSFPWWLESLPNLQVLILRSNRFQGPIGNPKVRHPFHNLRIMDLSGNEFTGHLPQKYFKNFVGMMNATSDYLSYMEATTGVLPYYEISSLIIKGYYAELEKIQTMLIVIDFSRNNFIGEIPELLGKLNSLKGLNFSHNKISGSIPPSLGNLTNLEGLDLSSNELMGKIPWQLAANLNQLQFLNLSANQLVGLIPRSRQFDTFTNDSYKENFGLCGFPISESCNEDTTPQFQQEDNEEHVNGFDWKIVLIGFGSGMVIGISVGYMFLSDKIIDGLVKTVKGE